A region of Clostridium acetobutylicum ATCC 824 DNA encodes the following proteins:
- the opp4C gene encoding oligopeptide ABC transporter permease, producing the protein MFLFKNKNIKTSNKSLSKQTLKRILKNKLAIMSIIFLISILIFNFLGPFFSPYSYNDIDVSLIKQPPSISHLLGTDDYGRDVLTRLMYAGRISLTVGLASMILSLLLGSILGCLSGYYGGILDIILMRLSDILMSIPGLPLLIIIAALLSELKVPSDYRLYIVMLMLSFVGWPGLARMVRGQVLSLREQNFMKAADILGLSDKRKIFHHLLPNTFPLLIVVATLSTADGILSESSLSFLGLGVIPPTPSWGNMINAANNLIDFQKRSWLWIPPGLAIFLTVISINLLGDALRDALDPKMKGR; encoded by the coding sequence GTGTTTCTTTTTAAGAATAAGAATATCAAAACTTCTAATAAATCCTTATCAAAACAAACACTTAAAAGAATTTTAAAAAATAAGTTAGCTATAATGAGTATCATTTTCCTTATATCTATACTCATATTTAATTTTTTAGGCCCATTTTTCTCTCCCTATTCTTACAATGATATTGATGTAAGTTTAATTAAACAGCCTCCTAGTATCTCTCATTTATTAGGAACAGATGACTACGGTAGAGATGTTCTTACTAGATTAATGTACGCAGGTAGAATATCTCTTACTGTTGGCCTTGCTTCCATGATTCTTTCTCTTCTTTTAGGAAGTATACTTGGTTGTTTATCAGGATATTATGGAGGTATATTAGACATCATACTTATGAGATTATCCGATATATTGATGTCCATTCCTGGATTACCTCTTTTAATTATAATTGCTGCACTTCTATCGGAATTAAAAGTTCCATCTGATTATAGACTTTATATCGTTATGCTAATGTTAAGCTTTGTAGGCTGGCCAGGCCTTGCTAGAATGGTTAGAGGTCAAGTTCTTTCTCTTCGTGAACAAAATTTTATGAAAGCAGCTGATATACTAGGACTAAGTGATAAAAGAAAGATTTTTCATCATTTACTACCGAATACCTTTCCTTTGTTAATAGTCGTTGCTACTTTGAGTACTGCCGACGGTATATTAAGTGAATCTTCCTTAAGCTTTCTTGGTCTTGGTGTAATTCCACCAACACCATCCTGGGGAAATATGATAAATGCGGCCAATAACTTAATAGATTTTCAAAAACGCTCCTGGCTCTGGATACCACCTGGTCTGGCTATATTTCTCACTGTAATTTCAATAAATTTACTTGGTGATGCATTGAGAGATGCTTTGGATCCTAAAATGAAAGGTAGATAA
- a CDS encoding ABC transporter ATP-binding protein has protein sequence MKEDLLKISNLKTYFYIDNDIRKAVDNISFSVKKGETVCIVGESGCGKSVTSLSIMGLINEPGRIINGEILYKNNDLLKLSKSDLQKLRGKEISMIFQEPMTSLNPVFTIGHQITEILLEHELINKDEAYKKAIRLINSVGLPRAEEIMKSYPHKLSGGMLQRIIIAMALSSNPKLLIADEPTTALDVTIQAQILDLLKKLKSTLNTSILFITHDLGVVAEIADYVIVMYAGKIIEEAPVIELFKNPKHPYTQGLLNSKPIIGKHRDKLYSIKGSVPDLSKLNESCYFHDRCEHCKDICTKKSPAFTVNNNHKTACWLYERRYK, from the coding sequence ATGAAAGAAGATTTGTTAAAAATCAGTAATTTAAAAACTTATTTCTATATTGATAATGATATACGTAAAGCTGTAGATAACATCAGTTTTTCAGTTAAAAAAGGTGAAACTGTATGTATTGTTGGTGAATCAGGCTGTGGTAAAAGCGTTACTTCCCTCTCTATAATGGGACTTATAAATGAACCTGGAAGAATTATAAACGGTGAAATTTTATATAAAAATAATGATCTCTTAAAACTATCCAAAAGTGATTTGCAGAAGTTACGAGGTAAAGAAATTTCAATGATATTTCAGGAACCTATGACATCATTAAATCCCGTCTTTACAATAGGTCATCAGATAACAGAAATATTACTTGAGCATGAATTAATTAATAAAGATGAAGCCTATAAAAAAGCTATCCGTTTAATCAATTCAGTTGGATTACCGAGAGCAGAAGAAATAATGAAATCATATCCACATAAATTAAGTGGTGGTATGCTTCAAAGAATTATTATTGCTATGGCTTTAAGTTCTAATCCAAAGCTTTTGATTGCAGATGAACCAACTACAGCTTTAGATGTAACAATACAAGCACAGATTTTAGATTTACTAAAAAAATTAAAATCAACTTTAAATACATCAATTTTATTTATTACCCATGACCTTGGAGTTGTTGCCGAAATAGCTGATTATGTAATTGTAATGTATGCTGGAAAGATAATTGAAGAAGCTCCAGTTATAGAACTATTTAAAAACCCTAAGCATCCATATACACAAGGGCTTTTAAATTCAAAACCAATTATTGGGAAGCATAGAGATAAGCTTTATTCTATAAAGGGTTCTGTTCCTGATTTATCTAAACTTAATGAATCATGTTACTTTCATGATAGATGTGAACATTGCAAAGATATATGCACAAAAAAATCACCAGCCTTTACAGTAAATAACAATCATAAAACTGCATGCTGGCTTTATGAAAGGAGATATAAATGA